In Teredinibacter franksiae, a single window of DNA contains:
- a CDS encoding MFS transporter, producing MSQLDSANDRTAKLSWGEKLGYGVGDAGFNFYWIIIGSYLLYFYTDIFGLTPAVASVMFLVTKIVDAFTDPLMGAIADRTKTRWGKFRPYLLFGALPMAGAATLTMSTPDLDETGKIVWAYATYSLMMLTYTILSTPYSSLSGVLTADTRERNSIFGIRFFFAYFTGILVGALTPDLADYFGNGDDATGWQRTMLLYSLIATVLFWITFFTTKERIQPPATQQPNAIQDIQDLLQNRPWLILFALALIIMITLTLRGSSAAYYFKYFVERPDLIGAYIGLQMAAYMVGAGCTPFLTAWMDKAKLLVLLMSIVGVLSIAFTFVPKPESNGVQSIQSENKIVLQASSFIDGAIPENAKVSWEEHEKVFWVVKKRLVIADAGKTLVLENAKGKVISVKISYRDPQGNSVVVDSADFPSEILVMFLLNILISLCLGPKSPLTWSMYADAADYNEWKTGRRATAMTFSAATFAQKIGGALGAAAIGAILATIGYTANQAQSDASQMGIVILQTAVPGVFAFVAIVALKFYDLSGEKLESIQADLKRRQAETD from the coding sequence GTGTCTCAACTAGATAGCGCCAATGATCGAACAGCAAAACTCTCGTGGGGGGAAAAGCTCGGTTATGGTGTAGGTGATGCAGGTTTTAATTTCTACTGGATCATTATTGGCTCCTACCTGCTCTATTTTTATACCGATATTTTTGGCCTAACGCCTGCCGTTGCCAGTGTGATGTTTCTAGTCACCAAAATTGTGGACGCCTTTACCGACCCTCTCATGGGGGCGATTGCCGATAGAACAAAAACCCGCTGGGGGAAGTTTCGACCGTATTTATTATTCGGCGCCTTACCCATGGCCGGTGCCGCCACCCTAACAATGAGTACGCCCGACCTTGATGAAACGGGAAAAATTGTTTGGGCCTATGCAACCTACAGCTTAATGATGCTGACCTACACCATACTCAGTACGCCATATTCATCGCTTTCCGGTGTGCTTACGGCAGATACCCGCGAGCGAAACTCGATTTTTGGTATTCGATTTTTCTTTGCGTATTTTACCGGTATTCTTGTTGGTGCTTTAACCCCCGACTTGGCAGACTATTTTGGCAACGGTGATGATGCTACCGGCTGGCAGCGAACGATGTTGCTGTACAGTCTTATCGCCACCGTTCTTTTCTGGATTACTTTTTTTACCACCAAAGAGCGTATTCAGCCACCGGCAACGCAGCAACCGAATGCGATACAAGATATTCAAGATTTGTTACAAAACCGTCCTTGGCTAATTCTTTTCGCGTTAGCGCTAATCATAATGATTACCCTGACACTTCGAGGAAGCTCTGCGGCTTACTATTTTAAGTATTTTGTCGAGCGGCCCGACCTGATAGGAGCCTATATTGGTTTGCAGATGGCGGCCTACATGGTTGGTGCGGGTTGTACTCCGTTCCTAACCGCATGGATGGACAAAGCAAAGTTATTGGTTTTGCTTATGTCGATAGTGGGGGTGCTGTCTATTGCTTTCACCTTTGTACCTAAGCCCGAATCTAACGGTGTTCAATCGATACAATCTGAGAATAAGATTGTTTTGCAGGCTTCCAGTTTTATCGATGGTGCCATTCCCGAAAATGCCAAAGTCAGCTGGGAAGAGCACGAGAAAGTGTTTTGGGTAGTTAAAAAACGGTTAGTGATTGCCGATGCAGGTAAAACCCTAGTGTTGGAAAACGCAAAAGGTAAGGTGATTAGCGTAAAGATTAGCTACCGAGACCCGCAGGGTAATAGCGTAGTGGTAGACAGCGCCGATTTCCCCTCCGAGATTCTGGTCATGTTTTTGCTGAACATTTTGATCAGCCTATGTTTGGGGCCAAAATCACCTCTTACTTGGTCCATGTATGCAGATGCTGCAGATTACAACGAGTGGAAAACCGGTCGGCGCGCTACGGCTATGACATTTTCCGCGGCCACCTTTGCGCAAAAAATTGGTGGAGCGCTGGGCGCGGCGGCAATCGGCGCAATTCTGGCAACCATTGGCTATACCGCCAATCAGGCGCAGAGTGATGCATCCCAAATGGGCATAGTCATACTACAAACAGCGGTTCCAGGCGTATTTGCCTTTGTGGCAATTGTAGCGTTGAAATTTTACGATCTGAGTGGCGAAAAGCTGGAATCCATTCAGGCAGATTTAAAACGTAGGCAAGCTGAAACCGATTAA
- the wrbA gene encoding NAD(P)H:quinone oxidoreductase, with protein MASYILILYYSRKGATQEMAQLIARGVEATGIEARIRTVPALSTVCEATQPSIPEQGDLYCSEEDLHQCAGLILGSPTRFGNMAAPLKYFIDNTGSTWLNGNLIGKPAAVFTSTGSLHGGQESTLLSMMLPLLHHGMLIAGLPYSENALHETKSGGSPYGASHHSGSHHNHPITGDEQHLCKALGKRIAELALKLS; from the coding sequence ATGGCGTCTTACATACTCATACTCTATTACAGCCGCAAAGGCGCAACGCAAGAAATGGCACAACTCATTGCTAGAGGCGTAGAAGCCACTGGCATAGAAGCCCGCATTCGAACGGTGCCTGCGCTATCTACTGTGTGTGAAGCAACACAGCCCAGTATTCCCGAACAAGGCGATCTGTACTGCAGCGAGGAAGACCTTCATCAGTGTGCAGGGCTCATTTTAGGCAGCCCTACGCGCTTTGGTAATATGGCTGCCCCGCTAAAGTATTTTATCGACAATACCGGTAGCACTTGGCTTAATGGCAACCTTATTGGCAAGCCGGCAGCCGTCTTTACCTCCACCGGCTCCCTGCACGGTGGACAGGAGTCGACGTTGCTCTCTATGATGCTGCCGCTGCTCCATCACGGTATGCTTATCGCCGGCCTGCCCTATAGTGAAAACGCTTTGCATGAAACAAAAAGCGGCGGCAGTCCATACGGCGCCAGCCACCACAGCGGTAGCCACCACAATCACCCAATAACCGGCGACGAGCAGCATTTATGCAAAGCCCTTGGCAAACGAATTGCCGAGCTGGCGCTCAAGTTGTCCTAA
- a CDS encoding valine--pyruvate transaminase, which translates to MKLSSFGQQLCGESGIVSLMEDLGTALNVNPDMLFLGGGNPAAVPAFEQRIAAHIQRVADDPAQLHKLLGVYQSPQGNEEFLGLLATYLREQMGWPVTEANLAITNGSQSAFFLLFNLLAGKCDDGSVRQICLPMMPEYLGYRDQSLFDGMFRSFKPAIELIGEHRFKYRVDFKALTLDKSVAALCVSRPTNPTGNVLTDEEMQHLDALSLEWGIPLIVDCAYGAPFPGIIYQAITSEWKANQIYVLSLSKLGLPGVRTGIVVAAEDVIEKLVRANTIVSLANGNLGPVLGAQLLKHDDLNHICQHELLPYYQQKRAQMLELLAEHLQGVDYRVHESEGAFFVWLWLPELTITAQELYQRLKERNVLVMAGEHFFFGIDEQWSHQRECLRLNFCQSRAVMDTALGILAEELRDL; encoded by the coding sequence ATGAAACTTTCGTCATTTGGTCAACAGCTGTGCGGTGAATCTGGCATTGTGAGCTTAATGGAAGATTTGGGTACGGCGCTTAATGTTAACCCTGATATGTTATTTCTGGGGGGAGGCAACCCGGCAGCGGTGCCCGCTTTTGAGCAGCGAATTGCAGCACATATCCAGCGTGTAGCAGATGACCCGGCGCAGTTACACAAATTGCTGGGGGTCTACCAGTCACCACAGGGTAATGAAGAGTTTCTCGGCCTGCTAGCCACTTATTTACGTGAGCAGATGGGGTGGCCGGTGACCGAGGCCAATTTGGCTATTACCAACGGCAGTCAGTCGGCTTTTTTTCTGTTGTTTAATCTGTTGGCCGGTAAGTGTGATGATGGCAGTGTGCGTCAGATTTGCTTGCCAATGATGCCGGAGTATCTTGGTTACAGAGATCAATCCTTATTCGACGGTATGTTTCGCAGCTTTAAGCCTGCAATCGAATTGATTGGCGAGCATCGTTTTAAGTATCGGGTTGATTTTAAGGCTTTGACACTGGATAAATCTGTAGCGGCTCTGTGTGTTTCACGACCGACTAACCCCACGGGTAATGTGCTCACAGATGAGGAAATGCAGCACCTAGACGCCTTAAGCCTGGAGTGGGGCATTCCATTGATTGTCGACTGCGCCTATGGTGCTCCGTTCCCCGGCATTATCTATCAGGCCATTACCAGCGAATGGAAAGCTAACCAAATATACGTGTTAAGTTTGTCAAAGCTGGGGCTGCCCGGTGTTCGCACCGGTATTGTGGTGGCGGCTGAAGATGTTATTGAAAAGTTGGTACGTGCTAATACTATAGTGAGTTTGGCTAACGGTAACCTTGGCCCTGTGTTGGGGGCTCAATTGCTCAAGCATGATGACTTGAACCACATTTGCCAGCATGAATTGCTCCCTTATTATCAGCAAAAGCGAGCGCAGATGCTTGAGTTGCTGGCTGAACATCTTCAAGGCGTTGACTATCGTGTGCACGAATCCGAGGGCGCTTTTTTTGTTTGGTTATGGCTGCCAGAGCTTACTATTACGGCGCAAGAGCTTTATCAGCGATTGAAAGAGCGCAATGTACTGGTGATGGCCGGAGAGCATTTTTTCTTTGGTATAGACGAGCAATGGTCGCACCAGCGCGAATGTTTGAGGTTGAATTTTTGTCAGAGTAGAGCGGTAATGGATACTGCTTTGGGGATTCTTGCGGAGGAGTTAAGAGACCTTTAA
- the hda gene encoding DnaA regulatory inactivator Hda yields MSPVQLSLGVSLRDDATFDNYFTATESNDQAIFALKKLAQGAEQNLVVIWGARSAGLTHLVQALCHRAGNAQRIIQYFPMADVRGYDSQELCEGLEEMDIVCLDGIEHVCGNRAWEQSLFHLFNRLRDAGKSLLISSHVSPPSLPILLPDLKSRVLGCEIYHIESLTDDGKKDALRMRAAARGMELSEEVASFILNRASRDTVELFQLLNRLDDASLREQRKLTIPFVKEVLGL; encoded by the coding sequence TCGACAATTATTTCACCGCAACAGAAAGTAATGACCAGGCCATTTTTGCCCTAAAAAAATTAGCGCAGGGCGCCGAGCAAAACCTGGTTGTCATTTGGGGGGCTCGCAGTGCGGGTTTAACCCATCTTGTTCAAGCGTTATGCCATCGGGCTGGTAATGCACAGCGCATAATTCAGTACTTTCCCATGGCGGATGTTCGCGGGTACGACTCTCAGGAGCTTTGCGAGGGACTGGAGGAAATGGATATCGTCTGTTTAGATGGTATTGAACATGTTTGCGGCAATAGGGCCTGGGAGCAGTCTTTATTTCACTTGTTTAATCGCCTGCGGGATGCCGGTAAATCACTTTTAATTTCGTCGCATGTCAGTCCACCGTCATTACCTATTTTGCTTCCCGATTTGAAATCACGTGTACTCGGTTGCGAGATTTATCACATTGAAAGTTTGACCGACGACGGTAAAAAAGATGCGTTGCGTATGCGCGCGGCAGCACGTGGAATGGAGTTGTCTGAAGAGGTTGCTAGCTTTATTCTCAACCGAGCATCGCGAGACACCGTAGAGCTTTTTCAGCTGCTGAACCGTTTGGATGATGCATCCTTGAGGGAGCAGCGAAAATTAACAATTCCTTTTGTCAAAGAGGTCCTGGGTTTATAA
- a CDS encoding gluconokinase — MINTTQKYDFSTLKGKPLALVVMGVSGCGKTTLATTLESAIGLQAFDADDFHCAANKAHMASGHPLTDSMREPWVKEIREHLEYLAQQNRSCALAFSGLRRDHRNALRVGCSTVRFLFLEGSRELIHSRMKARSQHFMPLSLLDSQFETLDYPAIDETDLLKLDIHKPIANLVDSVVSWLQQEGILQAYGVK; from the coding sequence ATGATTAACACCACCCAAAAGTATGATTTTTCGACCTTAAAGGGAAAACCGCTGGCGTTAGTTGTTATGGGCGTATCCGGGTGCGGTAAAACCACACTGGCAACAACGCTGGAATCGGCGATAGGGCTACAGGCATTCGATGCCGATGATTTTCACTGCGCCGCCAACAAGGCACACATGGCCAGCGGCCACCCTCTTACCGATAGTATGCGTGAACCTTGGGTTAAGGAAATTCGCGAGCACTTGGAATATCTGGCGCAACAAAACCGTTCATGCGCCTTGGCATTTTCTGGGCTGCGCCGCGACCACCGCAACGCTTTGAGAGTGGGGTGTTCTACGGTACGTTTTCTCTTTCTCGAAGGTAGTCGCGAGCTCATTCATAGCCGCATGAAAGCCCGCTCGCAACACTTTATGCCCCTGTCATTACTTGACAGTCAATTTGAAACACTCGACTACCCCGCTATCGACGAAACCGACCTGTTGAAACTCGACATTCACAAGCCCATAGCAAACTTGGTCGACAGCGTTGTAAGCTGGTTACAACAGGAGGGGATTCTGCAAGCCTATGGGGTGAAATAG
- a CDS encoding DUF2069 domain-containing protein, with protein sequence MSEKAVKPIAHLAKKTRYSLWATGISYAALFVLFLYWNFTRTSGINWVVLAAQSLPLLLLLPGLAKKYYRSYSWLCFLLLIYFVMAVDGIFMSTRNWSDAVFVGLTVTTFISAMLAARWLQRSQKGTPNV encoded by the coding sequence ATGTCTGAAAAAGCTGTTAAGCCCATCGCGCACCTTGCAAAAAAAACCCGTTACAGTTTATGGGCAACCGGCATAAGCTATGCGGCCCTATTTGTACTGTTTTTGTATTGGAACTTTACCCGTACCAGCGGCATCAACTGGGTAGTATTGGCCGCACAATCACTGCCGCTTCTATTGCTTCTTCCTGGCCTAGCAAAAAAATATTACCGCAGCTATAGCTGGCTATGTTTTTTACTGCTGATCTATTTTGTTATGGCTGTAGACGGTATTTTCATGTCTACCCGCAACTGGAGTGATGCTGTATTTGTAGGGTTAACCGTAACGACATTCATATCGGCAATGCTCGCAGCCCGCTGGTTACAGCGATCACAAAAAGGAACCCCCAATGTTTAA
- the arsC gene encoding arsenate reductase (glutaredoxin) (This arsenate reductase requires both glutathione and glutaredoxin to convert arsenate to arsenite, after which the efflux transporter formed by ArsA and ArsB can extrude the arsenite from the cell, providing resistance.), whose product MADMQIYHNPRCSKSRQTLALIEEAGITPEIVLYLDSPPSADALTGILNKLGIGARELLRKGEDAYKENKLSNKALNDEQLIAFMVKYPKLIERPIVMKGDNAILGRPPENVNILL is encoded by the coding sequence ATGGCTGATATGCAAATTTACCACAACCCCCGCTGTTCAAAATCCCGGCAAACTCTCGCGCTCATCGAAGAGGCAGGTATTACACCGGAAATTGTGCTCTATTTGGACAGCCCCCCAAGTGCAGATGCACTTACCGGTATTCTGAACAAACTCGGCATCGGCGCACGTGAATTACTGCGCAAAGGTGAAGATGCTTACAAAGAAAACAAACTGTCCAATAAAGCGCTTAATGATGAACAGCTTATTGCGTTTATGGTGAAATATCCCAAACTTATCGAGCGCCCCATTGTTATGAAGGGCGATAACGCCATACTCGGCCGACCTCCAGAGAACGTTAACATATTATTATAA
- a CDS encoding response regulator has translation MAIPLLICDDSNMARKQVARSLPEGWDVDITFAGNGMEALDAIRAGKGEMVFLDLTMPEMDGYGVLDIVKKEDLNCVIIVISGDIQPEAIDRVKTLGALEFIKKPIDKQKLSSVLETFGLL, from the coding sequence ATGGCCATACCACTGCTGATCTGTGACGACTCCAATATGGCGCGCAAACAGGTAGCTCGTTCCTTGCCGGAGGGCTGGGACGTTGATATAACCTTTGCTGGCAATGGCATGGAAGCTCTGGATGCCATTCGCGCGGGTAAGGGTGAAATGGTATTTCTAGACCTTACAATGCCGGAAATGGATGGCTACGGCGTGCTCGACATCGTCAAAAAAGAAGATCTGAATTGCGTAATAATCGTGATTTCTGGGGATATTCAGCCGGAAGCCATCGACCGAGTTAAGACGCTGGGTGCGCTAGAGTTCATTAAGAAACCTATCGATAAACAAAAGCTCAGCAGCGTGCTGGAAACTTTTGGGTTGCTGTAG
- a CDS encoding LacI family DNA-binding transcriptional regulator: protein MTRRVTLSDVAKLACVSAITVSRVINQPEKVSGPVKEKVHSAIEKLGYIPNRSASALASARSGVIGVIIPSLSNNVFIEVLRGIYEIAGPAGYQVLMADSHYSHLEEESMVRTLLGQSPEAMIITGGGQTEYTNNMLRSAGIPVVQLMEILNEPIDMNVGISHRQAAYDVVSRLVASGYKKLGFVGARMDPRAQQRLKGYRKAMESAGVYRGDWVITTPKPSSIAMGAELFTSLMAKSAGECNAVFCVNDDLAMGALFECQRMQLAVPESMAICGFNDTEASALMNPPLTSVNVPRYDMGVKATEMVLRAIKGEALDNKVVDCGYQIKIRESTQRAIY, encoded by the coding sequence ATAACTAGAAGGGTCACCCTGTCGGATGTAGCAAAACTGGCCTGTGTTAGCGCAATCACTGTGTCTCGCGTGATTAACCAGCCGGAGAAAGTCTCCGGGCCGGTGAAAGAAAAAGTTCACAGTGCCATCGAAAAGCTAGGCTATATACCGAATCGATCGGCTAGCGCGCTAGCCTCTGCCCGCTCCGGGGTCATTGGCGTTATTATTCCATCCTTATCGAACAACGTTTTTATCGAAGTGTTACGCGGTATCTACGAAATTGCCGGGCCTGCGGGTTATCAGGTATTGATGGCCGACTCCCACTATTCTCATCTCGAAGAAGAAAGCATGGTGCGAACCTTGTTGGGGCAGTCTCCAGAAGCCATGATCATAACCGGGGGCGGACAAACCGAATACACCAACAATATGCTCAGGTCGGCCGGTATTCCGGTTGTGCAATTGATGGAAATTTTGAATGAACCCATCGATATGAATGTTGGTATTTCTCATCGCCAGGCCGCTTACGATGTCGTTTCGCGACTCGTGGCATCCGGGTATAAGAAACTAGGGTTTGTTGGTGCTCGTATGGACCCCAGAGCGCAACAGCGGCTGAAGGGCTACCGTAAAGCCATGGAGAGCGCAGGGGTGTACCGGGGAGACTGGGTGATAACAACCCCAAAGCCATCGTCTATTGCTATGGGGGCCGAGTTGTTTACAAGCCTAATGGCTAAGTCTGCCGGTGAATGCAATGCTGTGTTTTGTGTGAACGACGATTTAGCGATGGGTGCTTTGTTTGAATGCCAGCGAATGCAGCTGGCGGTACCTGAAAGTATGGCTATTTGTGGTTTTAACGATACCGAGGCATCGGCGTTAATGAACCCTCCACTGACCAGTGTGAATGTGCCGCGGTACGACATGGGTGTAAAAGCCACTGAGATGGTATTACGAGCCATTAAAGGTGAGGCGCTCGACAATAAAGTCGTAGATTGTGGCTACCAGATAAAAATACGTGAATCTACCCAGCGCGCAATTTACTAG
- a CDS encoding YihY family inner membrane protein: MNQPHVALLNRLKTLAHSVGHFFGELYREFMDKGCQKSAAALTYMTLFALVPLMTVTYAMFSVIPAFNGVAEQLQSLIFAHLLPASGNDVADYLADFSSQARSLTTAGVAILVVTAYLMLRNIETTFNAIWGVKQGRSGLFGYLLYWAILSIGPLLLGAGFVLSTYLLSLNLVTSELGDLGLASALFELLPWLMTTVAFTLLFVAVPNCRVPFRYGLIGGIVTAICFELLKNLFAWLVANSSFKLIYGAFAVVPLFLLWVNFLWTIILGGAVLVRTLAEQSYSARILRYSDMLAVLRCLALFREKARTGDVVGDKDCVKLGLGLVHWLRLRSLLAQNRWIAVTDGGDYVLSRDLKQASLWQVAELVRLPVDEQLPEDEEGIPNPEPWLQSFLSRQAQVGANARQVFGLSLEQMFAAGGAESDDLGDNGKGGEGGG, translated from the coding sequence ATGAATCAGCCCCATGTAGCGCTTTTAAATCGCTTGAAAACACTTGCTCATTCGGTTGGGCACTTCTTTGGTGAACTCTACCGGGAGTTTATGGACAAGGGCTGTCAGAAGAGCGCGGCGGCATTAACTTATATGACCCTCTTCGCATTAGTGCCGTTAATGACGGTTACCTATGCCATGTTTTCGGTGATTCCAGCGTTCAATGGCGTTGCCGAACAGCTACAGAGTTTAATCTTTGCTCATCTTCTACCGGCTTCGGGTAATGATGTGGCCGACTATTTGGCCGATTTTTCGTCTCAAGCACGTAGCCTCACCACGGCGGGTGTGGCCATTTTGGTTGTCACGGCCTATTTGATGTTGCGTAATATTGAGACAACCTTCAATGCGATTTGGGGGGTGAAACAGGGGCGCAGTGGCTTATTTGGTTACCTGCTGTACTGGGCCATTTTAAGTATTGGCCCTCTGTTATTAGGGGCCGGGTTCGTACTGAGTACCTATCTTCTATCGTTGAACTTAGTTACGAGTGAGCTGGGTGATCTCGGTTTGGCTTCCGCCCTATTCGAATTGCTGCCTTGGTTAATGACCACAGTGGCATTCACTTTGCTATTTGTGGCAGTGCCAAATTGCCGGGTACCGTTTCGCTATGGGTTGATTGGCGGAATCGTTACAGCCATTTGTTTTGAATTACTCAAAAACTTGTTTGCCTGGCTGGTGGCCAATTCGAGTTTTAAATTGATTTATGGTGCCTTTGCTGTAGTGCCGCTGTTTCTGTTGTGGGTGAATTTTCTCTGGACCATTATCCTTGGCGGTGCCGTGTTGGTACGGACATTGGCCGAGCAAAGTTACTCCGCCCGAATTTTACGTTATTCCGACATGCTGGCCGTTTTACGGTGTTTGGCACTGTTTCGGGAGAAGGCTCGAACCGGCGATGTGGTGGGAGATAAGGATTGTGTGAAACTGGGCCTAGGGTTAGTGCATTGGTTACGATTGCGCTCGCTATTGGCTCAGAACCGCTGGATAGCGGTGACCGATGGCGGCGACTATGTGTTGAGCCGAGACCTAAAGCAAGCCAGCTTGTGGCAGGTGGCCGAGTTGGTGCGCTTGCCGGTAGATGAACAATTACCGGAAGATGAAGAGGGTATTCCAAACCCGGAGCCGTGGCTGCAAAGCTTTCTAAGCCGCCAAGCTCAAGTGGGCGCCAATGCAAGGCAAGTCTTTGGGCTATCTCTAGAGCAGATGTTTGCGGCAGGCGGCGCTGAGAGTGACGATTTAGGTGACAACGGTAAGGGCGGCGAGGGTGGCGGTTAA
- the sppA gene encoding signal peptide peptidase SppA gives MFKFIGATWKFFWQGVTSLRTFLFNFIFLLIVIVIITSVFTAPDKSIPNETALLVAPQGYLVDQRTYKPTPSEMLFGFNDRVAETPLLELTNTIRQAADDKRITALVFQLDQFVGGGLSKMEELGQAITHFKESGKPVYAFADNYSQQQYFLASYANKIYMNDMGNLLLTGFGMYRNYYQQLSDKLSLKFHVFRVGDYKDAVEPYMRNGMSDESREHNARWINELWQRYTNTIARNRDKPETLVSNYIGSLGTKPTLEAESLSSIALAAGLVDELGSRADINLALVELLGKEEDGENFKAVDYQRYRNATLSMPNNKAAIGLIVATGTIVDGHRDKGMIGGESLISLIKQAREDKSLKALVIRVNSGGGSAFASEMIRDEIVAAGDDNLPVYISMGSVAASGGYWIATPAKQIWATPATITGSIGVWGLLPNVSDSIERLGIHSDGVGTTALSDIYHIERPLSGKAKNLIQRGVNDVYSRFLTIVAEARESDPASVHEIAGGRVWTGEAAKSLGLVDNLGSLYDLFNTVASTENLDDYQITVIEKPLSASEEIMRVLMDEVSVRIQTSALSGPLQNLMLLKTLNENNAITGQLNSLMKLAQAFNVSIEAGEQPPTMAHCLECYAP, from the coding sequence ATGTTTAAATTTATCGGTGCGACCTGGAAGTTTTTTTGGCAAGGCGTTACAAGCCTGCGCACTTTCTTATTTAATTTTATTTTCCTGCTGATCGTTATCGTCATTATAACCAGTGTTTTTACCGCTCCCGATAAAAGCATCCCCAACGAAACGGCTTTGCTTGTTGCGCCACAGGGCTATCTAGTAGACCAACGCACCTACAAGCCAACACCCAGTGAAATGCTTTTCGGTTTTAACGACAGAGTAGCTGAAACACCTTTACTTGAACTCACCAACACTATTCGCCAAGCGGCGGACGATAAACGCATCACCGCGCTGGTATTTCAGCTCGACCAATTTGTTGGCGGCGGTCTATCCAAAATGGAGGAATTAGGACAAGCGATTACACACTTCAAAGAAAGCGGAAAACCCGTATACGCCTTTGCCGATAATTATTCGCAGCAACAATATTTTCTCGCCAGCTACGCCAACAAAATCTACATGAACGATATGGGTAACCTGTTACTAACCGGGTTTGGCATGTACCGAAACTACTACCAACAACTTTCGGATAAGCTCTCGCTTAAATTTCACGTTTTTCGTGTAGGCGATTATAAGGATGCTGTTGAGCCTTATATGCGTAACGGTATGTCGGATGAATCGCGTGAACATAATGCGCGCTGGATCAACGAACTCTGGCAACGTTACACAAACACCATCGCGCGCAATCGCGATAAGCCCGAAACACTGGTTAGCAACTACATTGGCAGCCTGGGTACAAAGCCTACACTTGAAGCTGAATCACTTTCCTCCATAGCCTTAGCCGCTGGCCTGGTGGATGAACTAGGATCGCGCGCCGACATCAATCTTGCCTTGGTCGAACTGCTAGGCAAAGAAGAAGACGGTGAGAATTTCAAAGCCGTAGATTACCAGCGCTATCGCAACGCAACCCTCTCCATGCCCAACAACAAAGCGGCTATTGGCCTAATTGTCGCCACCGGCACAATTGTAGACGGGCATCGCGATAAGGGCATGATTGGTGGCGAAAGCTTAATATCCCTGATCAAACAAGCCAGAGAAGATAAATCACTTAAAGCTTTGGTTATACGTGTTAACAGCGGAGGTGGCAGTGCTTTTGCTTCTGAAATGATTCGCGATGAAATCGTTGCGGCCGGCGACGATAACCTTCCTGTGTATATTTCTATGGGTAGCGTAGCCGCTTCCGGCGGCTATTGGATTGCCACGCCAGCCAAACAAATTTGGGCAACGCCCGCCACCATTACCGGCTCAATTGGCGTGTGGGGGCTATTGCCCAATGTTTCCGACAGCATTGAACGCTTGGGTATTCATTCTGACGGGGTAGGCACTACGGCGCTTTCCGACATTTACCATATTGAGCGCCCACTTTCGGGCAAAGCAAAAAATCTGATACAACGCGGTGTAAACGATGTGTACTCACGTTTTTTAACCATTGTTGCCGAAGCGCGAGAAAGCGACCCCGCCAGCGTGCATGAAATTGCCGGCGGGCGAGTATGGACAGGAGAAGCGGCAAAGTCTTTGGGGCTGGTTGACAATCTTGGCAGCCTATACGACCTCTTTAATACGGTTGCCAGCACCGAGAACCTCGACGATTACCAAATCACCGTAATTGAAAAACCTTTATCGGCATCGGAAGAAATTATGCGTGTACTCATGGACGAAGTTAGCGTGCGTATACAAACCAGTGCATTGAGCGGGCCTTTACAAAATTTAATGCTTCTGAAAACGCTTAACGAGAACAACGCCATTACAGGGCAACTGAATAGCCTAATGAAATTGGCGCAAGCATTTAATGTCAGCATTGAAGCCGGAGAGCAGCCGCCCACCATGGCGCACTGCTTAGAGTGCTATGCACCTTAA